Proteins encoded in a region of the Zea mays cultivar B73 chromosome 4, Zm-B73-REFERENCE-NAM-5.0, whole genome shotgun sequence genome:
- the LOC100272881 gene encoding uncharacterized protein LOC100272881, with the protein MAMATQGQADHQQQQHGRSEPTTSVAANRWGPYSGAGDFASNMAVILAALLAALALGLALNAAVRYLLRRRRRRRRAGSGGGQGNGSGVLPSDEPAEKPSVEVELQAPARRRPPCWCTPPPGRSWRAPRRSAPSASPSSRTGTPCASCRPAATASTRAASSAGSRRAAAPPARPAARRPCSAACTQVNYSK; encoded by the coding sequence ATGGCCATGGCGACGCAGGGGCAGGCcgaccaccagcagcagcagcacgggCGGTCTGAGCCCACCACCAGCGTCGCCGCCAACCGCTGGGGGCCCTACTCCGGCGCCGGCGACTTCGCCAGCAACATGGCCGTCATCCTGGCCGCCCTGCTGGCCGCGCTCGCGCTCGGCCTGGCGCTCAACGCCGCCGTGCGCTACctgctccgccgccgccgccgccgccgccgcgccggctcTGGTGGTGGCCAGGGCAACGGCAGCGGCGTGCTGCCGTCGGACGAGCCGGCTGAGAAGCCCTCCGTGGAGGTGGAGCTGCAGGCGCCggcgcgccgccgcccgccctgcTGGTGTACTCCGCCGCCGGGACGAAGCTGGCGGGCGCCGCGGCGGAGTGCGCCATCTGCCTCGCCGAGTTCGCGGACGGGGACGCCGTGCGCGTCATGCCGGCCTGCGGCCACGGCTTCCACGCGCGCTGCATCGAGCGCTGGCTCGCGGAGGGCCGCCGCTCCTCCTGCCCGACCTGCCGCGCGCCGGCCGTGCAGCGCAGCCTGCACGCAAGTGAATTACTCTAAATAA
- the LOC103654990 gene encoding beta-fructofuranosidase 1 — MPETASSPRSSSRGPEAGVSEKTSGAWDGRIRGAAAAGGGGNAFPWSNAMLQWQRTGFHFQPQKNWMNDPNGPVYYKGWYHLFYQYNPDAAVWGNKIAWGHAASRDLVHWRHLPLAMVPDHWYDTNGVWTGSATTLPDGRLAMLYTGSTNASVQVQCLAVPADDADPLLTNWTKYERNPVLYPPRGIGPRDFRDPTTAWLDPSDGAWRIVIGSKDDHDHDHAGIAVVYRSRDLVHFDLLPGLLHRVVGTGMWECIDFYPVATTGGVDMSDTSIGTNDVLHVIKASMDDDRHDYYALGRYDAAANAWTPLDAARDVGLGLRYDWGNFYASKTFYDPAKRRRVLWGWVGEADSERADVSKGWASLQGVPRTVLLDTKTGANLLQWPVEEVETLRANSTDLSGITVDHGSVFPLDLRRATQLDIEAEFQLDRRAIAAALDDDVGYSCSTSGGAAARGALGPFGLLVLADRRRRGEQTAVYFYVDGSLATHFCQDESRSSRANDVVGSAVPVLEDEATLSLRVLVDHSIVESFAQGGRSTATSRVYS, encoded by the exons ATGCCAGAGACGGCCTCGTCGCCGAGGAGCAGCAGCAGGGGCCCCGAGGCCGGCGTGTCGGAGAAGACGTCCGGCGCATGGGACGGCAGGATCcgtggcgcggcggcggcgggcggcggcggGAACGCGTTCCCGTGGAGCAATGCCATGCTGCAGTGGCAGCGCACGGGCTTCCACTTCCAGCCGCAAAAGAACTGGATGAACGACCCCAATG GCCCCGTCTACTACAAGGGCTGGTACCACCTCTTCTACCAGTACAACCCCGACGCCGCCGTCTGGGGCAACAAGATCGCGTGGGGCCACGCCGCGTCCCGCGACCTCGTCCACTGGCGCCACCTCCCGCTGGCCATGGTCCCCGACCACTGGTACGACACCAACGGCGTCTGGACGGGCTCCGCCACCACGCTCCCCGACGGCCGCCTCGCCATGCTCTACACCGGCTCCACCAACGCCTCCGTCCAGGTGCAGTGCCTGGCCGTCCCCGCCGACGACGCCGACCCGCTGCTCACCAACTGGACCAAGTACGAGCGCAACCCGGTGCTGTACCCGCCACGCGGCATCGGGCCCAGGGACTTCCGCGACCCCACCACGGCGTGGCTCGACCCCTCGGACGGCGCCTGGCGCATCGTCATCGGCTCCAAggacgaccacgaccacgaccacgcgGGCATCGCCGTCGTCTACCGCTCCAGGGACCTCGTGCACTTCGACCTCCTCCCGGGCCTGCTCCACCGCGTCGTAGGCACGGGCATGTGGGAGTGCATCGACTTCTACCCCGTCGCCACCACCGGCGGCGTCGACATGTCCGACACAAGTATCGGCACGAACGACGTCCTGCACGTCATCAAGGCCAGCATGGACGACGACCGCCACGACTACTACGCGCTCGGCAGGTACGACGCGGCCGCCAACGCCTGGACGCCGCTGGACGCCGCCAGGGACGTCGGCCTCGGCC tGCGCTACGACTGGGGCAACTTCTACGCGTCCAAGACCTTCTACGACCCGGCCAAGCGCCGCCGCGTGCTGTGGGGGTGGGTCGGCGAGGCCGACTCGGAGCGTGCCGACGTGTCCAAGGGCTGGGCGTCGCTGCAGGGCGTCCCGCGGACGGTGCTGCTGGACACCAAGACGGGCGCCAACCTGCTGCAGTGGCCCGTGGAGGAGGTGGAGACGCTGCGCGCCAACTCCACCGACCTCAGCGGCATCACCGTCGACCACGGCTCCGTGTTCCCGCTCGACCTCCGCCGCGCCACGCAGCTGGACATCGAGGCGGAGTTCCAGCTGGACCGCCGCGCCATCGCCGCGGCGCTGGACGACGACGTGGGCTACAGCTGCAGCACCAGCGGGGGCGCCGCGGCGCGGGGCGCGCTGGGCCCCTTCGGCCTGCTCGTCCTCGCcgaccgccgccgccgcggcgagCAGACGGCCGTCTACTTCTACGTGGACGGCTCCCTCGCCACACACTTCTGCCAGGACGAGTCCCGCTCCTCCCGCGCCAACGACGTCGTCGGCAGCGCCGTCCCCGTGCTGGAGGACGAGGCCACGCTCTCGCTGCGGGTGCTCGTCGACCACTCCATCGTCGAGAGCTTCGCGCAGGGCGGAAGGTCCACCGCCACCTCGCGCGTCTATAGCTAG
- the LOC100383255 gene encoding Protein transport protein SEC16B homolog → MSLEAMYPGWKYDEASQQWYQLDDSVNSTGNAAQVLDNSTRYAQQQQQLHASYLHNSVHSGLETIAEEGTTATGAVSSWGQGAASEYPPNMLFYAEYPGWYFDTNTQQWHSLELYQQAAMQAGTASMGQTVIANDGVAATSSLTGYNAAQNEDLAAHDQVTQHNSFSNSFAHQNQWQITDAFGNNVRSECATENSLASSSYGFQQHRNADSTSSSTNQRAGFNAAETVTDHYGGRKGVESPSIQSGYSTSDIQQSSHKAFEPYTGYQDHYKAFEPATGHHASNNMFKQSTGNQGGYKAFEPAMDNQSGYKAYEPSMGHHSASWEPVPSTGHQTDFKGSGASTVHQAGYKEFETSTGYNTSLKAFEPSSSQHAGYMGSQSNYMGFDTSTNHHGYGDANVVASTQGFVPMQTTYQGQTQAIANSQVHLSNSYLGIDNSMNFNQQQFLGANASNLQFSHSPHDGRAGRPPHALVSFGFGGKLIVMKEASSMPASFNNGIQGNSSGTVSVLNLSEVVMDKIDSSSITNGSALSYFHALCRQPVPGPLVGGSAASKDVNKWIDEMIAWYDSSSELQRSDTRKLLISLLKILSQHYGKLRSPFASDPSQEETDGPEMAVTKLFSSFKSTVNMGDYGSIVSCMKNIPSESQMQAVAQEVQNLLVSGRRKEALQCAQGGQLWGPAIILALQLGDMFYVDTVKKMAHFHFVSGSPLRTLCLLIAGQPADVFNVDNNVNIDYGTSHQPMEPGPNGMLDDWEENLAIITANRTKGDDLVITHLGDCLWKEKNEIAAAHSCYLVAELNIDSYSESARLCLIGADHLKCPRTFASPEAIQRTEVYEYAKVLGNSQYILLPFQPYKLIYAYMLVEVGKVSDSLRYCQASMKVLKASGRAPELEVWKQLISSLEERIRTHQQGGYGTNLAPAKLVGKIFTSLDKSISRMMGTPSAPLPPLPHGSVSDRESHSMPEAAKFINSQSVMAMSSLMPSASMQSMTEIAENSDGTGRKMAHNRSVSEPDFGRTSKQGGGSDGTQSSAAGSGSSRFGWLVQKTMGLVSKSHRQAKLGDQNKFYYDEKLKRWVEEGAVVPAEEPPLPPPPTKSSFQNGMPDHKLNGHMSVGHAPSGVTEWKSSNYSEQGLGMPPIPPSQNQFSSRGRMGVRSRYVDTFNKSGASGAVPSYNKPAAPSVTPPAGAKFFIPTAAPVAADQMMPHQAAEIHSETMQQDERAASPPAGTSFSSTPPPTQFSSPPPHTQFSSPMQSTIHRQSSMANISTPYQSSGVSSLSSDTSFSKSRAASWSGTYSEQFSAFAGTRSPDGQTVRSPLMPGKPSHSRSNSNSSVQLNGLTEDLHEVEL, encoded by the exons ATGTCTTTGGAGGCCATGTACCCtgggtggaagtatgatgaggccTCCCAGCAATGGTACCAGCTTGACGACAGTGTAAATTCAACTGGGAATGCAGCTCAGGTGCTGGACAACAGCACTCGGTatgcacagcagcagcagcagctccacGCCTCTTATCTGCACAATTCAGTGCATTCAGGGCTTGAGACAATTGCTGAGGAGGGCACTACCGCAACCGGTGCTGTCTCAAGTTGGGGCCAAGGGGCTGCCTCAGAGTACCCACCCAACATGCTCTTCTATGCAGAGTACCCTGGTTGGTACTTCGACACCAACACCCAGCAGTGGCACTCCCTCGAGTTATACCAGCAGGCCGCCATGCAGGCTGGAACAGCTAGCATGGGCCAGACTGTTATTGCAAACGACGGTGTTGCTGCAACTTCCTCTCTGACAGGCTATAATGCCGCACAAAATGAGGACCTTGCTGCCCATGATCAGGTCACCCAACACAACTCATTCTCGAATAGTTTCGCTCATCAGAACCAATGGCAGATTACCGATGCATTTGGTAACAATGTACGATCTGAATGTGCTACAGAGAACAGCCTGGCTAGTAGTTCCTATGGTTTTCAACAACACAGGAATGCTGATTCTACCAGTTCATCTACGAACCAACGGGCTGGTTTTAATGCAGCTGAAACTGTTACTGATCACTATGGTGGACGCAAGGGCGTTGAATCGCCAAGTATTCAGAGCGGTTATAGCACTTCTGACATTCAACAATCCAGTCACAAGGCATTCGAACCTTACACGGGTTATCAGGACCATTACAAAGCATTTGAACCTGCCACAGGTCACCATGCCAGTAACAACATGTTCAAACAGTCCACAGGTAACCAGGGAGGTTACAAGGCGTTTGAACCTGCCATGGATAACCAGAGTGGCTACAAGGCATATGAACCTTCTATGGGTCACCATAGTGCTTCCTGGGAACCCGTGCCTTCCACGGGTCACCAGACTGATTTCAAGGGGTCCGGAGCTTCAACTGTTCATCAGGCCGGATACAAAGAATTTGAAACTTCTACAGGTTACAATACAAGTTTAAAGGCATTTGAACCTTCTTCATCTCAACATGCTGGTTACATGGGTTCCCAATCTAACTACATGGGATTTGACACTTCTACAAACCACCATGGTTATGGCGATGCAAATGTTGTTGCGAGCACTCAAGGCTTTGTCCCAATGCAAACCACATACCAGGGACAGACACAAGCAATTGCAAACTCACAAGTGCACCTGTCAAATAGCTATTTGGGTATTGACAACTCCATGAACTTTAATCAGCAGCAATTTCTGGGTGCAAATGCCTCAAACTTGCAATTCAGTCACTCCCCACATGATGGTAGAGCTGGACGACCACCACATGCTCTCGTTTCTTTTGGGTTTGGAGGGAAGCTCATAGTTATGAAAGAAGCTAGCTCCATGCCCGCAAGCTTTAACAATGGAATTCAG GGTAACTCTAGTGGCACAGTTTCAGTTCTTAATCTGTCAGAGGTGGTCATGGATAAAATTGATTCTTCAAGCATCACTAATGGTAGTGCACTTAGTTATTTCCATGCTCTGTGCCGCCAACCAGTTCCTGGTCCTCTGGTTGGTGGAAGTGCTGCATCAAAGGATGTAAATAAGTGGATTGATGAAATGATTGCATGGTACGATTCTTCTAGTGAACTCCAGAGAAGTGATACTCGCAAGTTGCTTATTTCATTGCTGAAGATACTGTCTCAGCACTATGGAAAACTCCGTTCACCTTTTGCGTCTGACCCATCACAAGAG GAGACAGATGGTCCAGAAATGGCAGTAACTAAGCTATTTTCATCGTTTAAAAGTACTGTTAATATGGGAGATTATGGATCCATTGTTTCTTGCATGAAAAATATTCCTTCAGAAAGTCAGATGCAG GCTGTTGCACAGGAGGTCCAAAATCTTCTAGTTTCTGGGAGAAGAAAAGAGGCCCTTCAGTGTGCCCAGGGAGGTCAACTTTGGGGACCTGCAATCATACTGGCATTGCAGCTCGGTGATATG TTTTATGTGGATACAGTGAAGAAAATGGCTCACTTCCATTTTGTATCGGGGTCCCCTCTGCGAACGCTATGCCTTCTGATTGCTGGACAACCTGCAGATGTTTTTAATGTAGATAACAATGTCAACAttgactatggtacatcccatcaACCTATGGAG CCTGGTCCTAATGGTATGTTGGATGATTGGGAGGAGAATTTAGCTATTATTACTGCAAACAGAACGAAAGGTGACGATCTAGTAATCACCCATCTTGGTGACTGTCTCTGGAAAGAAAAAAATGAG ATTGCAGCTGCTCATTCGTGCTATTTAGTTGCCGAACTAAATATTGATTCATACTCGGAAAGCGCAAGGTTGTGCCTCATTGGTGCAGATCACTTGAAGTGTCCTCGAACATTTGCCAGCCCTGAAGCCATTCAG AGGACAGAGGTTTATGAATACGCGAAGGTGCTTGGTAATTCTCAGTATATCCTACTACCCTTTCAGCCATATAAGCTGATATATGCATACATGCTTGTTGAAGTGGGGAAGGTTTCTGATTCTTTGAG GTATTGCCAAGCGTCTATGAAGGTATTGAAAGCCTCTGGCCGTGCCCCTGAATTGGAGGTGTGGAAGCAATTAATTTCTTCACTGGAGGAGAGGATACGCACTCACCAGCAG GGTGGATATGGCACAAATCTTGCCCCAGCAAAACTAGTTGGGAAGATTTTTACCTCGCTTGATAAATCTATATCCCGCATGATGGGTACACCATCTGCACCACTTCCACCATTGCCACATGGATCTGTTAGCGATAGAGAGAGCCACTCTATGCCTGAAGCAGCAAAATTTATAAATAGCCAATCAGTAATGGCCATGTCATCGCTAATGCCATCTGCTTCAATGCAGTCAATGACTGAGATAGCAGAGAATAGTGATGGCACTGGCAGGAAAATGGCACACAACAGAAGTGTTTCTGAGCCAGACTTCGGTAGAACATCAAAACAG GGTGGTGGATCAGATGGCACACAGAGCAGTGCAGCAGGATCTGGCAGTTCTCGATTTGGTTGGCTAGTGCAGAAGACTATGGGATTAGTGTCAAAATCTCACCGCCAG GCAAAATTAGGGGATCAGAACAAATTTTACTATGATGAAAAGTTGAAGCGGTGGGTGGAAGAAGGTGCTGTGGTTCCTGCCGAGGAGCCTCCTCTTCCTCCCCCTCCAACAAAATCATCTTTCCAGAATGGTATGCCAGACCATAAGTTGAATGGCCACATGAGCGTAGGCCATGCTCCCAGTGGAGTCACAGAATGGAAATCCTCAAATTATTCAGAGCAAGGTCTGGGTATGCCGCCAATTCCACCTAGCCAAAACCAGTTTTCTTCTCGTGGGCGGATGGGTGTCCGATCCAG ATATGTTGACACATTCAATAAATCAGGTGCATCTGGAGCGGTGCCATCATATAACAAACCAGCTGCTCCATCCGTGACACCACCAGCTGGTGCCAAGTTCTTCATACCGACTGCAGCACCTGTTGCTGCAGATCAGATGATGCCACACCAAGCAGCAGAGATACACAGTGAAACCATGCAACAGGATGAGAGGGCAGCCTCACCGCCTGCTGGAACATCATTCTCTTCAACCCCACCACCCACACAATTTTCATCGCCCCCACCACACACGCAATTCTCGTCACCAATGCAATCAACAATCCATCGGCAATCTAGTATGGCGAACATCTCCACCCCTTACCAGAGTTCCGGGGTATCATCATTAAGCAGCGACACCTCATTCTCAAAATCACGAGCTGCATCCTGGAGTGGAACATACTCTGAGCAGTTCAGTGCTTTTGCGGGCACAAGATCACCCGATGGACAGACGGTGCGCTCACCACTCATGCCTGGCAAACCATCACACAGTCGTTCCAACAGCAACTCATCAGTGCAGCTCAATGGATTGACAGAGGATCTTCATGAGGTCGAGCTCTAA
- the LOC100383255 gene encoding protein transport protein SEC16B homolog isoform X1: MASSSSFAPDDQTDADFFDKLVDDDDPATSLPDDPPIPEPQAPPEGSGKGGAGVHTAVKQVQWASFGGGADDGPDPFAHLSGGAGDDDGFLVTTAGTQTASDHAFFGGTQSLAAEVTDQDFFAGSNSSNQHNVSGQHDQGGGSTAVDSADPMSLEAMYPGWKYDEASQQWYQLDDSVNSTGNAAQVLDNSTRYAQQQQQLHASYLHNSVHSGLETIAEEGTTATGAVSSWGQGAASEYPPNMLFYAEYPGWYFDTNTQQWHSLELYQQAAMQAGTASMGQTVIANDGVAATSSLTGYNAAQNEDLAAHDQVTQHNSFSNSFAHQNQWQITDAFGNNVRSECATENSLASSSYGFQQHRNADSTSSSTNQRAGFNAAETVTDHYGGRKGVESPSIQSGYSTSDIQQSSHKAFEPYTGYQDHYKAFEPATGHHASNNMFKQSTGNQGGYKAFEPAMDNQSGYKAYEPSMGHHSASWEPVPSTGHQTDFKGSGASTVHQAGYKEFETSTGYNTSLKAFEPSSSQHAGYMGSQSNYMGFDTSTNHHGYGDANVVASTQGFVPMQTTYQGQTQAIANSQVHLSNSYLGIDNSMNFNQQQFLGANASNLQFSHSPHDGRAGRPPHALVSFGFGGKLIVMKEASSMPASFNNGIQGNSSGTVSVLNLSEVVMDKIDSSSITNGSALSYFHALCRQPVPGPLVGGSAASKDVNKWIDEMIAWYDSSSELQRSDTRKLLISLLKILSQHYGKLRSPFASDPSQEETDGPEMAVTKLFSSFKSTVNMGDYGSIVSCMKNIPSESQMQAVAQEVQNLLVSGRRKEALQCAQGGQLWGPAIILALQLGDMFYVDTVKKMAHFHFVSGSPLRTLCLLIAGQPADVFNVDNNVNIDYGTSHQPMEPGPNGMLDDWEENLAIITANRTKGDDLVITHLGDCLWKEKNEIAAAHSCYLVAELNIDSYSESARLCLIGADHLKCPRTFASPEAIQRTEVYEYAKVLGNSQYILLPFQPYKLIYAYMLVEVGKVSDSLRYCQASMKVLKASGRAPELEVWKQLISSLEERIRTHQQGGYGTNLAPAKLVGKIFTSLDKSISRMMGTPSAPLPPLPHGSVSDRESHSMPEAAKFINSQSVMAMSSLMPSASMQSMTEIAENSDGTGRKMAHNRSVSEPDFGRTSKQGGGSDGTQSSAAGSGSSRFGWLVQKTMGLVSKSHRQIC; the protein is encoded by the exons atggcctcctcctcctccttcgcCCCCGACGACCAGACCGACGCCGACTTCTTCGACAAGCTCGTCGACGACGACGACCCCGCCACCAGCCTCCCCGACGACCCACCCATCCCAGAGCCGCAGGCGCCTCCCGAGGGTTCAGGCAAGGGCGGCGCCGGCGTCCACACTGCGGTCAAGCAGGTGCAGTGGGCTTCCTTCGGAGGTGGCGCGGACGACGGTCCTGACCCATTTGCTCATCTCTCGGGAGGCGCCGGCGACGACGACGGCTTCCTCGTGACCACGGCCGGGACCCAGACGGCCTCGGATCACGCCTTCTTTGGCGGGACCCAGAGCTTGGCCGCCGAGGTGACGGACCAGGACTTCTTCGCCGGGAGCAACTCCTCCAATCAGCATAATGTCAGTGGTCAGCACGACCAGGGCGGCGGCAGCACTGCAGTGGATTCAGCAGATCCCATGTCTTTGGAGGCCATGTACCCtgggtggaagtatgatgaggccTCCCAGCAATGGTACCAGCTTGACGACAGTGTAAATTCAACTGGGAATGCAGCTCAGGTGCTGGACAACAGCACTCGGTatgcacagcagcagcagcagctccacGCCTCTTATCTGCACAATTCAGTGCATTCAGGGCTTGAGACAATTGCTGAGGAGGGCACTACCGCAACCGGTGCTGTCTCAAGTTGGGGCCAAGGGGCTGCCTCAGAGTACCCACCCAACATGCTCTTCTATGCAGAGTACCCTGGTTGGTACTTCGACACCAACACCCAGCAGTGGCACTCCCTCGAGTTATACCAGCAGGCCGCCATGCAGGCTGGAACAGCTAGCATGGGCCAGACTGTTATTGCAAACGACGGTGTTGCTGCAACTTCCTCTCTGACAGGCTATAATGCCGCACAAAATGAGGACCTTGCTGCCCATGATCAGGTCACCCAACACAACTCATTCTCGAATAGTTTCGCTCATCAGAACCAATGGCAGATTACCGATGCATTTGGTAACAATGTACGATCTGAATGTGCTACAGAGAACAGCCTGGCTAGTAGTTCCTATGGTTTTCAACAACACAGGAATGCTGATTCTACCAGTTCATCTACGAACCAACGGGCTGGTTTTAATGCAGCTGAAACTGTTACTGATCACTATGGTGGACGCAAGGGCGTTGAATCGCCAAGTATTCAGAGCGGTTATAGCACTTCTGACATTCAACAATCCAGTCACAAGGCATTCGAACCTTACACGGGTTATCAGGACCATTACAAAGCATTTGAACCTGCCACAGGTCACCATGCCAGTAACAACATGTTCAAACAGTCCACAGGTAACCAGGGAGGTTACAAGGCGTTTGAACCTGCCATGGATAACCAGAGTGGCTACAAGGCATATGAACCTTCTATGGGTCACCATAGTGCTTCCTGGGAACCCGTGCCTTCCACGGGTCACCAGACTGATTTCAAGGGGTCCGGAGCTTCAACTGTTCATCAGGCCGGATACAAAGAATTTGAAACTTCTACAGGTTACAATACAAGTTTAAAGGCATTTGAACCTTCTTCATCTCAACATGCTGGTTACATGGGTTCCCAATCTAACTACATGGGATTTGACACTTCTACAAACCACCATGGTTATGGCGATGCAAATGTTGTTGCGAGCACTCAAGGCTTTGTCCCAATGCAAACCACATACCAGGGACAGACACAAGCAATTGCAAACTCACAAGTGCACCTGTCAAATAGCTATTTGGGTATTGACAACTCCATGAACTTTAATCAGCAGCAATTTCTGGGTGCAAATGCCTCAAACTTGCAATTCAGTCACTCCCCACATGATGGTAGAGCTGGACGACCACCACATGCTCTCGTTTCTTTTGGGTTTGGAGGGAAGCTCATAGTTATGAAAGAAGCTAGCTCCATGCCCGCAAGCTTTAACAATGGAATTCAG GGTAACTCTAGTGGCACAGTTTCAGTTCTTAATCTGTCAGAGGTGGTCATGGATAAAATTGATTCTTCAAGCATCACTAATGGTAGTGCACTTAGTTATTTCCATGCTCTGTGCCGCCAACCAGTTCCTGGTCCTCTGGTTGGTGGAAGTGCTGCATCAAAGGATGTAAATAAGTGGATTGATGAAATGATTGCATGGTACGATTCTTCTAGTGAACTCCAGAGAAGTGATACTCGCAAGTTGCTTATTTCATTGCTGAAGATACTGTCTCAGCACTATGGAAAACTCCGTTCACCTTTTGCGTCTGACCCATCACAAGAG GAGACAGATGGTCCAGAAATGGCAGTAACTAAGCTATTTTCATCGTTTAAAAGTACTGTTAATATGGGAGATTATGGATCCATTGTTTCTTGCATGAAAAATATTCCTTCAGAAAGTCAGATGCAG GCTGTTGCACAGGAGGTCCAAAATCTTCTAGTTTCTGGGAGAAGAAAAGAGGCCCTTCAGTGTGCCCAGGGAGGTCAACTTTGGGGACCTGCAATCATACTGGCATTGCAGCTCGGTGATATG TTTTATGTGGATACAGTGAAGAAAATGGCTCACTTCCATTTTGTATCGGGGTCCCCTCTGCGAACGCTATGCCTTCTGATTGCTGGACAACCTGCAGATGTTTTTAATGTAGATAACAATGTCAACAttgactatggtacatcccatcaACCTATGGAG CCTGGTCCTAATGGTATGTTGGATGATTGGGAGGAGAATTTAGCTATTATTACTGCAAACAGAACGAAAGGTGACGATCTAGTAATCACCCATCTTGGTGACTGTCTCTGGAAAGAAAAAAATGAG ATTGCAGCTGCTCATTCGTGCTATTTAGTTGCCGAACTAAATATTGATTCATACTCGGAAAGCGCAAGGTTGTGCCTCATTGGTGCAGATCACTTGAAGTGTCCTCGAACATTTGCCAGCCCTGAAGCCATTCAG AGGACAGAGGTTTATGAATACGCGAAGGTGCTTGGTAATTCTCAGTATATCCTACTACCCTTTCAGCCATATAAGCTGATATATGCATACATGCTTGTTGAAGTGGGGAAGGTTTCTGATTCTTTGAG GTATTGCCAAGCGTCTATGAAGGTATTGAAAGCCTCTGGCCGTGCCCCTGAATTGGAGGTGTGGAAGCAATTAATTTCTTCACTGGAGGAGAGGATACGCACTCACCAGCAG GGTGGATATGGCACAAATCTTGCCCCAGCAAAACTAGTTGGGAAGATTTTTACCTCGCTTGATAAATCTATATCCCGCATGATGGGTACACCATCTGCACCACTTCCACCATTGCCACATGGATCTGTTAGCGATAGAGAGAGCCACTCTATGCCTGAAGCAGCAAAATTTATAAATAGCCAATCAGTAATGGCCATGTCATCGCTAATGCCATCTGCTTCAATGCAGTCAATGACTGAGATAGCAGAGAATAGTGATGGCACTGGCAGGAAAATGGCACACAACAGAAGTGTTTCTGAGCCAGACTTCGGTAGAACATCAAAACAG GGTGGTGGATCAGATGGCACACAGAGCAGTGCAGCAGGATCTGGCAGTTCTCGATTTGGTTGGCTAGTGCAGAAGACTATGGGATTAGTGTCAAAATCTCACCGCCAG ATATGTTGA
- the LOC100280490 gene encoding nucleic acid binding protein: MPRDRDEPAAVRVYTVCDESRYLIVRNVPSLGCGDDLASLFGTYGPVEECTPMDAEDSEPYTDVFFVKFSQVNNARFAKRKLDESVFLGNRLQVTYAPQFESPQDTKEKLEVRRKEVLGRIKSSAGRPEGSSPAQGSSSGNHHQMNSNKREYMKTIHASPIEDPRFSHVSSDKDYFPSESMNATVKLVRGKLDKIQSGGDNSSTSAASRKPGVDKRRRI; this comes from the exons ATGCCCCGCGACCGCGACGAGCCAGCCGCCGTGCGCGTCTACACCGTCTGCGACGAGTCCAG GTACCTGATCGTGCGCAACGTGCCGTCACTCGGATGCGGTGACGACCTCGCCAGTCTCTTCGGGACGTACGGCCCCGTGGAGGA GTGCACGCCCATGGATGCAGAGGACTCTGAGCCCTACACTGACGTCTTCTTCGTCAAGTTCTCACAGGTCAACAACGCCAG GTTTGCAAAGAGGAAGCTTGACGAGTCTGTGTTTCTTGGCAACCGCCTGCAGGTGACCTATGCCCCTCAATTTGAGAGCCCTCAAGATACCAAGGAGAAACTGGAAGTTAGGAGAAAAGAAGTCCTTGGCCGAATAAAAT CATCTGCTGGCAGACCTGAAGGATCATCTCCAGCTCAGGGATCATCTAGTGGGAATCACCACCAAATGAACTCTAATAAGAG GGAATATATGAAGACAATTCATGCTTCTCCTATTGAAGATCCTCGTTTCAGTCATGTGTCCTCAGACAAG GATTATTTTCCATCCGAGTCGATGAATGCTACTGTAAAGCTAGTCAGAGGGAAGCTTGATAAG ATACAATCTGGTGGTGATAATTCCAGTACCTCAGCAGCATCCAGGAAACCAGGGGTTGATAAGCGCAGGCGAATTTGA